A single Cannabis sativa cultivar Pink pepper isolate KNU-18-1 chromosome 7, ASM2916894v1, whole genome shotgun sequence DNA region contains:
- the LOC115697856 gene encoding BAHD acyltransferase DCR yields MPSSSIILVSKCVVVPEQNSMIETLKLSVSDIPMLSCQYIQKGVLFFNSPTHSINDLINSLKQSLSVALLHFPALAGRLITDDDGHVHIHCNDAGVDFIHAKAKHLAVRGILPPDRDVPDCFKEFFAFDRTVSYSGHFKPLLAVQVTELSDGVFIGCTVNHAVTDGTSFWHFFNTFAEICKGAKKITISPDFSRDTVFNSSAVLRFPEGGPKATFSGEEPLRERIFHFSREAIQKLKFRANNYSVLTTKTTPSNCNGFSDSSETLGKQSNDSWKTVNNGNGFDRTAEISSFQSLCAQLWRSVTRARKIEESKTTTFRMAVNCRHRVEPKMDSHYFGNAIQSIPTYAPAGELISRDLGWCADLLHKNVVAHDNAKVRFGVEDWEREPRLFPLGNPDGASITMGSSPRFPMYNNDFGWGRPVAVRSGKANKFDGKISAFPGREGNGTVDLEVVLAPETMAGLENDSEFMEYVSEIVV; encoded by the coding sequence atgccttCCTCTTCCATAATTCTAGTCTCAAAATGTGTAGTTGTTCCAGAACAAAACTCCATGATCGAAACTCTAAAGCTTTCAGTCTCTGATATCCCTATGCTTTCCTGTCAATACATCCAGAAAGGTGTTCTCTTCTTCAATTCACCAACTCACTCTATTAATGACTTAATCAATTCTCTGAAACAATCCCTCTCTGTGGCTCTCCTCCATTTCCCTGCCCTCGCCGGCCGTTTAATTACCGACGATGACGGCCACGTCCACATCCACTGCAACGACGCCGGCGTCGATTTCATTCATGCCAAAGCAAAACATCTCGCTGTTCGAGGAATTCTTCCACCGGATCGCGATGTTCCTGATTGTTTCAAGGAGTTTTTCGCCTTTGATCGGACCGTAAGTTACTCTGGTCATTTTAAACCCTTGCTTGCCGTTCAGGTGACGGAGCTATCTGACGGCGTTTTCATTGGATGTACTGTCAATCACGCCGTTACGGATGGGACCTCGttttggcacttcttcaatACCTTTGCTGAAATTTGTAAGGGCGCGAAGAAGATCACGATATCTCCTGATTTCAGCCGCGACACAGTTTTTAACTCGTCGGCGGTGCTTCGTTTCCCGGAAGGTGGTCCAAAAGCCACCTTCTCCGGCGAAGAGCCATTAAGGGAGAGGATTTTTCATTTTAGCAGAGAAGCCATTCAGAAGCTTAAGTTTCGAGCTAATAACTACTCTGTTCTAACCACTAAAACGACACCGTCCAACTGTAACGGTTTTTCTGACTCGTCAGAGACTCTTGGGAAACAATCGAACGACAGCTGGAAAACCGTTAACAATGGTAACGGTTTCGATCGGACGGCTGAGATTTCATCCTTCCAATCACTTTGTGCACAGCTGTGGCGCTCCGTCACACGTGCGAGAAAAATAGAAGAGTCAAAAACGACGACGTTTCGTATGGCCGTGAACTGCCGCCACCGTGTGGAGCCAAAGATGGATTCACACTACTTCGGGAACGCGATTCAGAGCATCCCGACCTACGCACCTGCTGGTGAGCTCATATCGCGGGACCTCGGGTGGTGCGCCGATCTCCTCCACAAGAACGTGGTGGCGCACGATAACGCTAAGGTGAGGTTCGGCGTAGAGGATTGGGAGCGCGAGCCGAGGCTTTTCCCGCTGGGAAATCCCGACGGCGCGTCCATCACGATGGGAAGCTCCCCCAGATTCCCGATGTACAACAACGATTTCGGGTGGGGTCGACCCGTTGCTGTTCGGAGCGGTAAGGCAAACAAATTCGACGGTAAAATCTCGGCGTTTCCGGGACGAGAAGGGAATGGGACGGTTGATCTTGAAGTTGTTTTGGCGCCGGAGACCATGGCTGGGCTTGAGAACGATTCTGAGTTTATGGAATACGTATCGGAAATAGTTGTGTGA